aagaaaattttttcttccttcgttaccagttacgaaaggtcggttacgtacacggccgaaggggtTGTTGGAAGCCTTTTACTGCAGTTGGACCAATTCCTTTAACATTCTGATGCAGGGCAGGAAAATTCAGTTTATAGCTCAGTGACATATGTGGGTAGATTAAGTAATCAGGCGCCGACTGAATGTGGGTAGGTGTATTTCTGTCTCTTTAATAAATCCTATACCGAACGGACGTGTTTCCTTGGTCTCATCAGCTCAGATCCATATCCTGGCCTGAAGGCATACTTAACAAGCTCTAGAAAATGGTCATTGATGAGTATGGGCATATAAACTGGGACATATTTCTAATGAAGAACAAAACaaccataaattaaattattattacagatATTTATATCTTTGGAAGGTTACTGGGGActataaatacaaaaaataagaaCTGGGTAATAAATGCACCTCAAAAGCATCATCATTCATCAGTCATGCGCCATCACGCAAACATTAATTACTAAGTTAATTTACGGTCGCATTTTCTAAATGAAAGGCTTATTGCCTACTTGTGCATACAGAGCACAAACAAATTCGCcttataatatgtatctacCTTTTTAGGGGGAGGCGGCCCGGGTTCTTCATCTGAAGACCCCAATTCTATAATGTCTTCAGTTTCCATGGTGGTTTTGGCACTGTTTGCACTGTCTCAGACTATTACTCGGATATTGCAATACACTAATCAACGAAAACCGTCCTTTTAAATATCAATAACAATCTTAAAACCCTATGTTTCCGATAAAAAATTAATACTCCATGACTGTTTTAGTATTATCGGCGCCATAATAGCGGAATGAATAGAGAAAAGAATTAAAACCACAGACTATATATCCATTCTCTTGTCAAACCAAAAGAGGCTTTGGCATCGTATTGCGTTTACATTAGGGCTAGACTAGACCGGACTATTCATTTCAAATTTCATGCATTATTATAAATCCTCCcgtttatacttggtcaaccagtcttgacagtagaaaaaggcggcaaatttgaaaaatgtaggcgtcaagggatatcgtctcatagaaaatttgaatttcgcgcctttttttactgagaagatttagttgaccagctatagtagcGGAATTCCGTCCGGCATGTAAAATCCGgcaaacacaacttgtcagtcaTTAAGAACCAGGAATTTATTATTCTGATTTTATCTGTGGTTATAATTGTCTGAACGACTGTCTCATCAACTCGTTTGTGATTGGTCTATAATATACTTTTTAACATCGTTAGCTAGTTACCAATCAAATCTacagaaaaatataattatttattattttactaatcGCAAGAAAGTTGTGTCCTGTGTACAAAAATACATTGTGAAatatacagtgttgccaacttagTGGATTTTCCACTAGATCTGGTGGTTTAGGCATGCCTTACAGCGAGATTTTTTTGGTTTTAGTGGCTAGTGGATTTTATAGTGGATTAGATTGTTCCAGTTAGTGGTAATTTACGTAATTTAACCGCTAGTGTGATTCATAAAATGCTCTGTATACGTTATAGTTAAAAATGAGCATTTAGGCCCGGAACTTCAAACATGGTTTAAGTTTAGGATGTAGGCAACATTGCTCAAATCAAATCTGTCGGGTCATAGCaaatcaaaatctaagtactctattttattatttttaattattcctactctgttttaaatttaaaatctaatattttCCCGCTTTCCTTTACCACACCGCGAGTTGAACGCCCTACCGCGTTCCAACGGGCGAATTAAAGAACCTAGTGATTTTACTATAGCGAGTTTGCAGCTATATAACACTACgcttacgctacgtcttacgtaggcgaacaacgcgcgaacgccgcgcggccgccgcgccgtttcgcgtctaaatcgctcacgtacgagtaggacatacctatacgtatcaacggtttgtttcatcctcgccgcgccgcgccgccgcctcaccgcgccgcgccgcgccgcgttcgcgcgttggccgcctacgtaagccgtagcgttaagCACGCGACATTTCACAAGTATCGCAGATGGTTGTCGCTCatgaataagtaatattttgtgtCGCACTGTAATTTCTAGTGGAATTCTGGTGGTTTGAGAGCCCGACAAAATTTAGTGGTTTTCTGGTGGTTAATACGGCCTTATTTGGTGGgttgataaaaataaagttggcaACACTGGAAATATATCGCGTTGTAATTTCTATTATATCGATTAGAATAGGACAAtgattaaacttttttcattgaAACAGCAAAAGAAAGATGAAGAGGGTACAGCGAGAGCTGGTGGTTCACAAAAGAAAGCGTCGGCAGCTCAGCTGCGGATTACAAAAGGTAAGAGACACCATAAAATAAGACGTATGAACTTGAAAGTAATCACTTATATACCTAATGCTGAAAATTAAGACTCGCGCTGACTAAAGCTCACTTTGCTAAGCAATAACCTACGTCAGCATCACCTCATCATGTCGCAAACACTCATTTTTACTTGAAACCACCCTCATTGCATTTTAACACAATTTATTTCTTTACAGATTTGAATGAGCTGAATTTGCCCAAGACCTGCAGTACAGAGTTTCCAGATCAAGATGATTTACTCAATTTTAAACTGATAATATGCCCTGATGAGGGTTTCTATCGAGGAGGCAGAtttgtatttagttttaagGTAAGTCTTCTGTCAAAAATGTTACTACAGATTTTTACACAAGGGTATAAGTATCACACTTGTAAATTAATTACTGATTACATCCTAAACCTTGTTAGAATTACTCTTTCtgtaagaaaatattgataaaaaataacaaaatcttGGAAGATAATGCATTGCGTTTATGACCTTCAGAATTAACAGAAAGAGCAATATAAGTAGACAATCAGAAAGGAATAATGACTAAGTAGGGTTAATCATAGGCAATAAATAAACCCCATGATCATTTATCAATGTTGCAATTCATTGAAAATTAGGGTTGGCAAAATTGTTTACCATGGGAACTCTTAACTTTGATGTTGGTATCCCACTTTGccaaagtgaaatattgatatgatCATTTTACCAACAAGTAGACAAATAAAGGCAGGTCCTACTCAGGAGACTACTGGCACTAAGATTTGTTCGACATCATATTCAGCCCAGACTGATAGCCAAACCAGTAATTAGCAAACGAGCACAAAAAGTTGATTTACTAGTTACACAAATGGGACAGCTATAAAGCTCATCACCACATTAATAACAAAGACAAAAAGACTTCTATATGCATATGAGCATGGAATGGCTTAGCTCCTTTTAATAATGAACTTCAACTCATACTTAAGCAAATCAAAATTGATATTATGTCAATATCTGAGACACACCGTAATGACAGAGAACCCTTTCTAATTCAGAATTATTGTGTCTACTGCACTAACCATTCCGATGGCAGCTCCCATGGTGGGCTTGTTGAAAAAGAAACATATCAAacattacatatatgtactgcCAGCTCCGAGATGATTACCTACAGGCCACAACAATCACAATAGAAGACAAATATTGATCTAATAATGTTAGTACAGTTTACTGTCCGACGAGACACAGAATATCTCATGAAATCTTCAAAATATATTTCCTAACCCTTGGAGACAAATACATATGTGAAAGAGAATGGAACAGAAAACACATTGGGGATCATGGCTGATTACTTTTTTTCTGTATTTCGTATTTGTCAACAAGTGAACCAACTTGTTGGCTAACTGATCGAAACAAAATTCCTGACCAAATAGATTTTCTTATCATTATGGCACTTGCAGACATATTGATGTTGAAAGCTGCCTATCTGATCACTCACCAAAAATATGCATATTTAGTAGAACTGCAATTTACAGAGAGCCACATTTAACTTTATACACATACAATCATCAAATGGACTGGATAGCTTTTGCTGAATTCTTGGAGTAAAAGCTTATCTTTTGTTTGTATTGATTATGATGATGCAACATTTTATATCAGCATTTTCCAAACTATGGGTCGCGACCCATTGGTGGGTCGCATGCGAATATTGAGTGGGCCCTGAAACTACTACGAAATCTGAGGGTCACCAATACTATTTCATACCACCTTTTTCAGGAGGTGCATTTAGGGGGATCGGAGTTCAGTTCACTTTGGGAACCCCTGTTTTATGTAACTAATTTGATACAGGAAGCAGCTTGGCGTTGTACACCATATCTACAAACAACAAGTAGATGTGTGGTAAAAATTCCCTATGCAtacctatgataaaatcatgcaGAAAAAATAAGAATCAGACGAATTTGGCAATTTAGTAGACATGTGGAGAACGAGAGGCTGTTTCAAAAACTGCTCGGGAACTAAAAGTAATGATTGACCAGAATTAAATATACACATTTCAACAACAACTTTTGTCGCTTGACTGACTATCGGCAAAGAAGTGTGATGAGTACTCCTTGTGGAaaattacaaaacaatttaaaaaaccggccaagtgcgagtctgactcacgcacggagggttccgcaccatcaacaaaaaatagagcaaaacaagcaaataaacggtcacccatccaagcactgaccccgcccgacgttgcttaacttcggtcaaaaatcacgtttgttgtatgggagccccacttaaatctttattttattctgtttttagtatttgttgttatagcggcaacagaaatacatcatctgtgaaaatttcaactgttcgtgagatacagcctggtgacagacggacggacggacggcggagtcttagtaatagggtcccgtttttaccctttgggtacggaaccctaaaaaggccccTAAAAGCTGTTCCTCCACTGAAATCTCTGTTGGGTACATGGTTTAAAAATACCAAAGAAACACCGAACTAAATATGTTTGCGCAAAATCTTAGcatagtttttattcctaatacCAGCTCAATGACAGACTTTGAAAATGAGCTGCTTGGATGAGCTTTGAAATGAGCTGGAGCGAGGCCAGTAGGGTCGCTGAAGATAGGAAGGCGTGGCGCGAGCTTGTGAAGGCCCTTTGCACCTCTAGGGTGCCAtaggacaacaacaacaacatttcCCCAAGTCTCAAagtgttttattaatttatgtatGCCATTCCTTACAGGTAGGACCAAACTATCCTCACGAACCTCCCAAGGTGAAATGTGAGACGGCCGTATACCATCCTAACATAGACCTTGAAGGAAATGTCTGCCTCAACATACTAAGGGAAGACTGGAAACCAGTGCTGACAGTCAACTCCATAGTGTATGGGCTGCAATACTTATTCCTGGTAAGATATTATAGTCAAACCAATTTCAGTCAGTCAGTAGattaaggcgcgaaattcaaaattggtgtggaagcTCCACATGGTCGAGCCAAAGGATGGAGGAAGGATCATCCTTTAGCTTGGCACTGACTTCAAACTTATACTCCTTTTTtgtcggttttcttttttagggttccgtaccaaaaaggtacaaaaggaacccatATGGTACGACTCTCTggccgtctgtctgtctctcacattgctaaatatctcgagatCTACTTGAGCTATTGATTTGCCCCATATGAAGAGGGGGCAACATTTCAAAGTCTAGTTACTAGGTCAAGTGGGGTATCTTTTGAATGAGCTCAAATTGTATTGTTCAAAAcaatttttgttttctttttcatagtgaaaaaaaaaatatttatgaaggaaaatgtaaaaaaaataccattctcccctttttatttttccatttattatgttttagttttaatgtACAATACAATTTACGCTACACAACTCTGCACAACTCAATacagaaaacaaaacaaagaatACAGAAATCTACTGTTGAGAGCTTACGAGTATCGCAGCTAGCCTGGATTAATCTTAATTAGCAAGGACTAGCATATTAGCAcgttatcgaacgagcgagcgaagcgaagcgaagcgaagcgaagttcttacattcgactttgaacacgcggctggctagcggcacgtctcggcatttcgatgtttttaagctgaactgtcagaagatagtttgatactcaataacttaagtaaatttgttctaattttaatgaaattgggtaaacgtgtagtcgagggcattatattttagtcattaaattatgagcaggcccgatcaagaggttattgagctagaagagcttagaaggccaaaaagctgtttgtgagaggtcttgctattctggtcatttttttgcaagaaacatggtcgagtttagtatcaaatgaaagtgctcgacttacacttttataatatcgtttttaaatttaccattttgaaataattagcaacataaaaataaaatagaataaacataatatatgtatttgacatttgacaggaaatatttcggcttagcacagatacagtttattttaatctctatggtggtgacttaaatccaggggaggggcagccgtatacgaagccctttattcgaaaaaatagcgccatctatattacttaacgctaaacttgtaaatggcgcttcaaaattgatccaaaaaagcaaatcttgtcagtagaaaaaggcgcgaatctcaaattttctatgagagcatatcccttcgcgcctacatttttctactgacaagatctgcttggccaacttatattatacatactactctttgcttaaatcaatcagttaaaggctccacagaccttgcaataaatccatctTTGATctattgccgcctatagagcgacataaaatagtagaaattaaataaaatagaactcaaaaatgtccatactaaattgttgccatgtgtaaTAGGGTGGGgcgtcgttgtatgggaaaaaaatagaaatttgattatcaatgtggaaccggtacgaaaagttgcagtttgtcatgtagattatagtgattatatcaagtttcaaaataaacactacttttagccctctatccagccgctaaagaaattaataaaggtacattttcatcaattatttaaatatactaatttcactaatatgtgtacattttattgaaattatataatacttaataagcgtataataagttattaccaaaatgtttgtgcctttttcaatatttatgaaataataaaatttcaaactttcatattaaacagcaatttcatgcaaaacaaggaaaatgctacagtgtaaaaaatatatatgagttattttttttagacgttcttgtggcaaagtaacggtgttattgattacgaaaagtatcattttactgcaaaaatgggttatttatatgtttaaatgagcgttaaattttgcccttcggcgtcgcttacgccctttttgggtcatgttaacacgtatgttaggcatatatttacttttactagtagtatttttattatcttatcacgttcaaaatagttttcacggttctgtaattagttgtaaactccaa
This genomic window from Cydia amplana chromosome Z, ilCydAmpl1.1, whole genome shotgun sequence contains:
- the LOC134661779 gene encoding NEDD8-conjugating enzyme Ubc12; the protein is MIKLFSLKQQKKDEEGTARAGGSQKKASAAQLRITKDLNELNLPKTCSTEFPDQDDLLNFKLIICPDEGFYRGGRFVFSFKVGPNYPHEPPKVKCETAVYHPNIDLEGNVCLNILREDWKPVLTVNSIVYGLQYLFLEPNPEDPLNKEAADELQSNRRLFEQHVQRAMRGGYVGSSYFERCLK